The Elaeis guineensis isolate ETL-2024a chromosome 14, EG11, whole genome shotgun sequence genome has a segment encoding these proteins:
- the LOC105057811 gene encoding cell division control protein 6 homolog gives MAKTRSANCGPACLNRSPDSEAVVETTENRKRSRSQFPDQSPIETRSPAKWRPPRGCKLLCSPKSPRKRLSDQFSQRSKWNPRDPAQMQAVKEALHVATVPTNVACREDEQKRILEFCKACIEQEKAGSLYVCGSPGTGKSLSVDKVKDLLAVWSKEVGFQSLDTLAINCTSLPNTSEIFGKILEKFNSRKKTSNGFSPLQDLQNLFSQKKPPSSGKMMLIIVDEMDYLITKDCAVLHNLFMLTTFPFSRCILIGIANAIDLADRFLPKLESLNCKPLVITFRAYSKDQILKILHQRLMVLQFDVFQPLALEFCARKVAAASGDMRRALGVCRSAVEVLEAQLRDATRNQDTDIVMFDHMDIALSKAFKSAVVDTIQALPQHQQVILCSLVKLFRQCKKNATTLGELNKSYLETCKSSQIPAVGTLEFTNLCKVLSDQGLLKLGQSREDKLKRVTLQIDSSDIIFAFKGIRFFQTCLE, from the exons ATGGCCAAGACCAGAAGCGCCAACTGTGGCCCCGCATGCCTCAATAGATCTCCCGATTCGGAGGCCGTTGTAGAGACGACGGAGAATAGGAAGCGATCGAGATCCCAATTCCCGGACCAAAGCCCGATCGAGACTCGTTCTCCGGCGAAATGGAGACCTCCTCGTGGTTGCAAGCTCTTATGTTCTCCTAAATCTCCAAGGAAAAGATTGTCTGATCAATTTTCTCAGAGATCCAAGTGGAATCCAAGAG ATCCTGCGCAGATGCAAGCAGTTAAGGAAGCGCTGCATGTAGCTACAGTCCCTACCAATGTGGCATGTCGCGAGGATGAGCAGAAAAGGATTCTTGAGTTCTGCAAGGCGTGCATCGAACAAGAGAAAGCTGGTAGTTTGTATGTATGCGGTTCCCCTGGAACTGGAAAATCGTTGTCCGTTGATAAAGTGAAAGACCTTCTAGCTGTGTGGTCAAAAGAG GTTGGATTTCAGTCACTAGATACATTAGCCATAAATTGCACTTCTCTCCCTAACACATCTGAAATTTTTGGCAAG ATACTTGAGAAATTTAATTCTCGTAAGAAGACAAGCAATGGTTTTTCGCCTCTGCAGGAtctccaaaatttattttctcaaaaaaagccGCCATCTTCAGGAAAGATGAT GTTGATCATTGTTGATGAGATGGATTACTTGATAACTAAAGACTGTGCCGTGCTTCATAATCTTTTCATGCTGACAACTTTCCCATTTTCCAGATGCATTCTAATAG GAATAGCAAATGCCATCGACTTAGCAGACCGATTTCTTCCAAAACTTGAATCACTGAATT GCAAACCTTTGGTTATAACTTTCCGTGCTTACTCTAAAGACCAGATACTGAAAATCCTTCACCAGAGGCTTATG GTTCTTCAATTCGATGTCTTCCAACCTTTAGCACTGGAATTTTGTGCTCGA AAAGTTGCAGCGGCTTCTGGAGATATGAGAAGAGCACTTGGTGTTTGCAG GAGTGCAGTTGAGGTGCTTGAAGCACAGCTGCGAGATGCTACTAGAAACCAAGATACTGACATT GTGATGTTTGATCATATGGATATTGCTTTATCCAAGGCATTCAAGTCAGCAGTAGTAGACACCATACAAGCTCTTCCACAACATCAACAG GTAATATTATGCTCCCTAGTGAAGCTATTTCGCCAGTGCAAGAAGAATGCTACAACTCTTGGAGAG CTGAATAAATCATATTTGGAAACCTGCAAATCCAGTCAAATCCCTGCAGTTGGAACACTGGAATTTACAAACTTGTGCAAAGTGCTGAGTGATCAG GGG